CCATCTTGTAGATGTGATCGCCCGCCAGCACGATGACGAATTCCGGCCCGATCGAGCGGACGATATCGAGGTTTTGATACACCGCGTCGGCCGTGCCGCGATACCAGCTCGAATCGACGCGCTGCTGCGCCGGCCAGATATCGATGAACTCGTTGAACTCGCCGCGCAGGAAACCCCAGCCGCGCTGGAGATGGCGAATGAGCGAATGCGCTTTGTATTGCGTGACGACGGCGATGCGGCGGATGCCCGAATTGAGGCAGTTGGACAGCGCGAAATCGACGATGCGGTATTTGCCGCCGAAGTGCACGGCGGGTTTGACGCGCTTGTCGGTGAGCGGACCGAGCCGGGTGCCGCGCCCGCCGGCGAGAACGATTGCGAGGGTCGACTTTTGCAAATCGGTGCGATTCTTAGCCAGCGTCTCCATATCTGCCTCCTGATTTGACCTGCGACTATTGGTGTCTTGCCGTGTGTTCGTCCTCTTGGCTTTCTGCGTATCTGACTGTCTGACGCGGAAGGCCGGGTGGCGGCGCGCAATCCGTCGTTGCTGCATTATCCGGCGCGCATTCGAATTAGTGTGCGAGTCGCTCGATTTTTTCGCGTTGTCGTGCAAAGTCTCTGAAGCGTCGATCCGGCTGCATCGAGCAAGCGTCGTGCCGAATGGCGCACGGACGTGCTTGAACGCGTCCGCCGAATCGCGCGATGTTGCGGGCGCGCGACCTTTTCGTCATCGCGCGGATCGCGCCGCTCGACAAGACGCGCTGCCTCAATTTATAACGAGCAGGCCATGCCGCAGTGCGTCGAGGCACGGCACAATAGGAAGCTCGTCATGGGGCTGTGCGCCTGCCGGCGTTATGAGGCGCTAGGCGGCCGTAGGCGGCGCCAGGCGGCTGCGTCCGCCGCCTGCGTTTCGTCCGCGCTGCGCTGCACGAAGCCCGCAATGACGCTGCCTTCAGTGTGGCCTGACAAAAATTTGACTTGACCGAACCTCTGGAATCAATCGGGAATCAGAAGATGAACAACGTCCTGAGCATTCAATCGCATGTAGTGTTCGGCCATGCAGGCAATAGCGCGGCGGTTTTTCCGATGCGGCGTCTCGGCGTCAACGTGTGGCCGCTCAACACCGTGCAGTTTTCCAATCACACGCAATACGGCCGCTGGACCGGCAGCGCGTTCGATGCCGACGAACTCCAGAACGTGATCGAAGGCATCGGCGCAATCGGCGTGCTGGCGCGCTGCAACGCGGTGCTGTCGGGCTATCTCGGAGCGCCGGAGCAGGGCCGCGCGGTCGTCGAGATCGTGAAGATGGTGAAGGCGGTGAATCCGCGCGCGCTCTTTTTCTGCGATCCCGTCATGGGCCAGACGAGCGGCTGCACGGTCGCGCCGGGTATCGAAGACTTCCTCGTCACCACAATGCCCGAAATCGCCGATGCGCTGATGCCCAATCACGTCGAACTGGAAAAGCTCGTCGGGCGCACCATCGAGACGGTGGAGGAAGCCGTCGATGCGTGCCGCGAAGTGCTTGGACGCGGTCCGCGCATCGTGCTCGTGAAGCATCTGCTCGATCGCAACAGCCGCGCCGATACCTTCAACATGCTCGCCGTCAGCCCGACCGAATCATGGTTTGCGCAACGCCCGCTTTATCCGTTTGCGCGTCAGCCGGTGGGCGTCGGCGATCTGACGAGCGGCGTGTTCGTCGCCCGCACCTTGCTCGGCGATTCACTGCGCGACGCGCTCGAACATACGCTCGCGGCAGTCAACGCGGTCGTCAAGGCAACTTACGAGGCGGGCCGCTACGAACTTGAGATCGTCGCATCGCAGGACGAGATCGCAAAGCCGACCGATCGTTTCCCCGCAATACGCGTAACCGGCACGGAAACGACCCGGCGCCGATAACCGCGAAACGGCGAACCGCGAGCGTCATTCGCCGCGCGTTTCCATAAAGCCGAAGCGCCACGACAGGCGCCGTGTCGCGGCGAGCAGGGCGCGCGCGAGCGCACCGTCGGCGGCGCTGTCGAAGCCGCCCGCCGAACCGATCAACGCCAGCACGAGACACACGCTGCCGGTGTGATCGAACACCGGCGCCGCCAGCGTGTGGATGCCCGGAACGGGGGCGCCGAGCGCGGTATCGAGTCCGCGCGCCCGAATCTCGCCGAGCCGTGCGCCGTATTCGCCTTCGAGGGCTTTTGAAACGCCTTCGACGACAGCGCCCGCGAGCCGGATGCCGTCCTGCGCCATCAGGCTCGCCAGCATCTCCCTGGAAAGATACGCGGCGTACACGCGGCCGATCGCCGTATTCACGAGCGACATCACCGTGCCGACGCGCAAGCTCACATGCTGCGGCCGCGCCGATTCTTCCAGGCGAATCACCGTCGGCCCGAGCGGACCGAGCGTCGCGGCCGCCACGGTCATCGACGTGCTCGCGGCAAGCGCAACGATCTCCGCTTCGGCATCGCGGATCGGCGAGAGCCGCTGCAGCGCGATCAACCCGAGCGCGCGGCTCAGATCGCCCGCGTGGAAAAAACCGGCCTCGTCGCGTGCAAGCAATCCGACCTTCACGAGACTTACGAGATGGGCGAACGCCTTCGCGGGCGGCATACCGGCCGCGAAGGCCAAGTCTCGCAACGTAAGCGGCCGGCCCGCTGCGACCAGCGCGCGCAGCAATTCGCCCGTCGCGTCGAGCGCGTTGATGCCGCGCTGCGGGCGGGCGTCGGCGGCTTCGTCGAATGTCGTCATCATGAGAGCAGTCCGGCGATATCGCGTGCGGCGTCTTTCAGCGCCTGCGCGAGCGCGCCGTCCCAGCCGACGTCGCACAGGCCGGTCGGGCCGATCGCCGTCAGCGCGAGTTGCATGCGCTGCGCGCCGTCGAACACCGGCACGCTCATGCTGCTCACGCCCGGACTCGGCGCATCGACGCTACGTTCGATGCCGCGCGCGCGAATCTCGCCGATGCGCGCCGCCGTCTCGGGCGCGTCGCGTTCGTTTTCCGCCTGATGCGCGAGCATCGCGGCGACGCGGGCCGGATCGTCGAAGGCGCGGAAGATGCGTCCCGTCGATGTCGTCGAGAGCGACATCACCGTGCCGACGTGCAGATTCACATGCAACGGATAGCCGCCGCGCTCATAACGCACGACGGTCGGCCCCTGCGGCCCCGCCACGCTGACCGCGACGCTCATGCCCGTCGCGAGCGCGAGCGCCGCGACGCGCGGTGCGGCTGCGCGATACGCCGGCTGATGTTCTAGATTCAATAGACCGAGCCTGAGCGAAAGCGGGCCCGGCTCGTAATTACCGGTCAGTGCGTCGCGCTTGACGAGACCGAGGCGCGTGAGACTGACGAGATAGGTATGCGCTTGCGCCGTCGAAAGCTCCGCGGCGTCGGCGAGCGTGCTCAGCGCGAGCGGCTCGCGGCGCGCGGCGAGTGCATCGAGCAGGCGCGCGCCGACTTCGACGCTCTGGATGCCGCGCTGCTTCTTTTCCTCGCCGGCGCTGGCGTCGGGCGTGGCATCGCGTGTGGCGGAAACGGGACGAGCCAAGAGCACTCCGAGATCAATAAAAAGTGGACGGACCGCAAATCTTAGCCGAGCAAGAATCATCCGATGATGGCCTTCAGTATTTACCCGTAATTTGCAAATAGCAAACACGCTTGCTGTTGACAAAAATCAGGCTCACGCCGATCATCCACCCATCCCCACGAGAATGGAAGCGAGACACGACCATGGCAAAAGCATTCGCATCGCAGGCCGATCTTGAAGCGAAGAAGATCACCTTCACGCAGTTGTCCGAGAACGCGTACGCGTACACGGCGGAAGGCGACCCGAACTCCGGCGTGATCATCGGCGACGACGGCGTGCTGATCGTCGATACGACCGCCACGCCCGCAATGGCGCAGGACCTGATCGAGAAGATCCGCAGCGTCACCGACAAGCCGATCAAATACGTCGTGCTGTCGCACTATCATGCGGTGCGCGTGCTGGGCGCGTCGGCGTATTTCAAGGAAGGCGCGCAGCAGGTGATCGCGAGCCGCGGGACGTACGAGATGATCGTCGAGCGCGGCGAGCAGGACATGAAATCGGAAATCGAGCGCTTTCCGCGGCTGTTCGCCGGCGTGGAGACGGTGCCGGGCCTCACGTGGCCGACGCTCGTCTTCGAGCGCGAAATCACGCTCTGGCTCGGCAAGCTCGAAGTGAAGATCGCGCATCTCGGCTCGGGGCATACGAAGGGCGATACGGTCGTCTGGCTGCCGTCGCAAAAGGTGCTGTTTTCGGGCGATCTCGTCGAATACGACGCGGCCTGCTATTGCGGCGACGCCCAACTCGCGGAATGGCCCGCGACGCTCGAAGCGCTGCGCGCGCTGAAGGCGGAGAAGCTGGTGCCGGGGCGCGGTCCCGCGCTGCTGTCGCCGGCCGAGGTCGACAAGGGTCTCGACTACACGAAGGATTTCGTCACGACGCTGCTTCAGGCGGGCAAGGACGCCGTCGCCGACAAGCTCGACCTGAAGGGCGCGATGGCGCATGCCCGCAAGACGATGGACCCGAAGTTCGGCCACGTCTTCATCTACGAGCACTGTCTGCCGTTCGACGTCTCGCGCGCTTACGACGAAGCGAGCGGCATCAAGCATCCGCGCATCTGGACGGCCGAGCGCGACAAGGAAATGTGGGCCGCGCTGCAGGACTGAGGTTCATCTCTCGCGGCGCGCGCTAAGACGCGCCGCACTTCCCTTTCAGGCACGAGGCGCGCGAGACGCCGGCCTGCGTACGCCCGTCATCTGGAGCGAGACATGTCGAAGTCGATCAGTACGGCGGCGCTCAGCCCGAGCGCCGCCGCGGATGCGCACATCCTGTCGGACGATGCGCTGTTCCGCAAAGTCGCGTGGCGCATCATTCCGTTTCTGTTCCTGTGCTATGTCGTGTCGTTTCTGGACCGCATCAATATCGGCTTCGCGCAGTTGCAGATGAAGCACGATCTCGGTTTCTCCGATGCGATGTACGGCCTCGGCGCCGCCGTGTTCTATGTCGGCTACGTGCTGTTCGAAGTGCCGAGCAATCTGCTGC
This portion of the Caballeronia insecticola genome encodes:
- a CDS encoding IclR family transcriptional regulator, translating into MLLARPVSATRDATPDASAGEEKKQRGIQSVEVGARLLDALAARREPLALSTLADAAELSTAQAHTYLVSLTRLGLVKRDALTGNYEPGPLSLRLGLLNLEHQPAYRAAAPRVAALALATGMSVAVSVAGPQGPTVVRYERGGYPLHVNLHVGTVMSLSTTSTGRIFRAFDDPARVAAMLAHQAENERDAPETAARIGEIRARGIERSVDAPSPGVSSMSVPVFDGAQRMQLALTAIGPTGLCDVGWDGALAQALKDAARDIAGLLS
- a CDS encoding IclR family transcriptional regulator; the encoded protein is MMTTFDEAADARPQRGINALDATGELLRALVAAGRPLTLRDLAFAAGMPPAKAFAHLVSLVKVGLLARDEAGFFHAGDLSRALGLIALQRLSPIRDAEAEIVALAASTSMTVAAATLGPLGPTVIRLEESARPQHVSLRVGTVMSLVNTAIGRVYAAYLSREMLASLMAQDGIRLAGAVVEGVSKALEGEYGARLGEIRARGLDTALGAPVPGIHTLAAPVFDHTGSVCLVLALIGSAGGFDSAADGALARALLAATRRLSWRFGFMETRGE
- a CDS encoding MBL fold metallo-hydrolase, whose protein sequence is MAKAFASQADLEAKKITFTQLSENAYAYTAEGDPNSGVIIGDDGVLIVDTTATPAMAQDLIEKIRSVTDKPIKYVVLSHYHAVRVLGASAYFKEGAQQVIASRGTYEMIVERGEQDMKSEIERFPRLFAGVETVPGLTWPTLVFEREITLWLGKLEVKIAHLGSGHTKGDTVVWLPSQKVLFSGDLVEYDAACYCGDAQLAEWPATLEALRALKAEKLVPGRGPALLSPAEVDKGLDYTKDFVTTLLQAGKDAVADKLDLKGAMAHARKTMDPKFGHVFIYEHCLPFDVSRAYDEASGIKHPRIWTAERDKEMWAALQD
- the pdxY gene encoding pyridoxal kinase PdxY produces the protein MNNVLSIQSHVVFGHAGNSAAVFPMRRLGVNVWPLNTVQFSNHTQYGRWTGSAFDADELQNVIEGIGAIGVLARCNAVLSGYLGAPEQGRAVVEIVKMVKAVNPRALFFCDPVMGQTSGCTVAPGIEDFLVTTMPEIADALMPNHVELEKLVGRTIETVEEAVDACREVLGRGPRIVLVKHLLDRNSRADTFNMLAVSPTESWFAQRPLYPFARQPVGVGDLTSGVFVARTLLGDSLRDALEHTLAAVNAVVKATYEAGRYELEIVASQDEIAKPTDRFPAIRVTGTETTRRR